Part of the Mixophyes fleayi isolate aMixFle1 chromosome 12, aMixFle1.hap1, whole genome shotgun sequence genome is shown below.
tgtatatcacctcctagtacactGCCTGGGGGCCAGCTGGGCCCGGGGGCTCCTCACTAGTCtggtaatgtattatattatatatattatatgtatatcacctcctagtacactGCCTGGGGGCCAGCGGGGCCCGGGGGCTCCTCACCAGCCCGGGTATgtgtcatattatatatattatatgtatatcacctCCTAGTACTCTGCCTGGGGGCCAGTGGGGCCCGTGGGCTCCTCACCAGCCCGggtatgtgttatattatatatattatatgtatatcacctcctagtacactGCCTGGGGGCCAGCGGGGCCCGGGGGCTCCTCACCAGCCCgggtatgtattatattatatatattatatgtatatcacctcctagtacactGCCTGGGGGCCAGCAGGGCCCGGGGCTCCTCACTAGTCTgggtatgtattatattatatatattatatgtatatcacctcctagtacactGCCTGGGGGCCAGCGGGGCCCGGGGGCTCCTCACCAGCCCgggtatgtattatattatatatattatatgtatatcacctcctagtacactACCTGGGGGCCAGCAGGGCCCGGGGGCTCCTCACCAGCCCGggtatgtataatattatatatattatatgtatatcacctcctagtacactGCCTGGGGGCCAGCGGGGCCCGGGGGCTCCTCACTAGTCCgggtatgtattatattatatatattatatgtatatcacctcctagtacactGCCTGGGGGCCAGCGGGGCCCGGGGCTCCTCACCAGCCCGggtatgtgttatattatatatattatatgtatatcacctcctagtacactGCCTGGGGGCCAGCGGGGCCCGGGGGCTCCTCACCAGCCCGggtatgtgttatattatatatattatatgtatatcacctcctagtacactGCCTGGGGGCCAGCGGGGCCCGGGGGCTCCTCACTAGTCCGggtatgtgttatattatatgtatatcacctcctagtacactGCCTGGGGGCCAGCGGGGCCCGGGGGCTCCTCACCAGCCCgggtatgtattatattatatatattatatgtatatcacctcctagtacactGCCTGAAGGCCAGCGGGGCCCGGGGGCTCCTCACCAGCCCGggtatgtgttatattatatatattatatgtatatcacctcctagtacactGCCTGGGGGCCAGCGGGGCCCGGGGGCTCCTCACCAGCCCgggtatgtattatattatatatattatatgtatatcacctcctagtacactGCCTGGGGGCCAGCGGGGCCCGGGGGCTCCTCACCAGCCCGggtatgtgttatgttatatatattatatgtatatcacctcctagtacactGCCTGGGGGCCAGCGGGGCCCGGGGGCTCCTCACTAGTCCGggtatgtgttatattatatatattatatgtataccaCCTCCTAGTACACTGCCTGGGGGCCAGCGGGGCCCGGGGGCTCCTCACTAGTCCgggtatgtattatattatatatattatatgtatatcacctcctagtacactGCCTGGGGGCCAGCGGGGCCCGGGGGCTCCTCACTAGTCCGggtatgtgttatattatatatatattatatgtatatcacctcctagtacactGCCTGGGGGCCAGCGGGGCCCAGGGGCTCCTCACTAGTCCgggtatgtattatattatatatattatatgtatatcacctcctagtacactacctgggggccagcggggcccggggctcctcactagtctgggtatgtattatattatatatattatatgtatatcacctcctagtacactGCCTGGGGGCCAGCGGGGCCCGGGGGCTCCTCACCAGCCCgggtatgtattatattatatatattatatgtatatcacctcctagtacactGCCTGGGGGCCAGCGGGGCCCGGGGGCTCCTCACCAGCCCgggtatgtattatattatatatattatatgtatatcacctcctagtacactACCTGGGGGCCAGCGGGGCCCGGGGATCCTCACTAGTCTgggtatgtattatattatatatattatatgtatatcacctcctagtacactACCTGGGGGCCAGCGGGGCCCGGGGGCTCCTCACCAGCCCgggtatgtattatattatatatattatatgtatatcacctcctagtacactgcctgggggccagcggggcccggggctcctcactagtctgggtatgtattatattatatatattatatgtatatcacctcctagtacactGCCTGGGGGCCAGCTGGGCCCGGGGGCTCCTCACTAGTCtggtaatgtattatattatatatattatatgtatatcacctcctagtacactGCCTGGGGGCCAGCGGGGCCCGGGGGCTCCTCACCAGCCCGGGTATgtgtcatattatatatattatatgtatatcacctCCTAGTACTCTGCCTGGGGGCCAGTGGGGCCCGTGGGCTCCTCACCAGCCCGggtatgtgttatattatatatattatatgtatatcacctcctagtacactGCCTGGGGGCCAGCGGGGCCCGGGGGCTCCTCACCAGCCCgggtatgtattatattatatatattatatgtatatcacctcctagtacactGCCTGGGGGCCAGCAGGGCCCGGGGCTCCTCACTAGTCTgggtatgtattatattatatatattatatgtatatcacctcctagtacactGCCTGGGGGCCAGCGGGGCCCGGGGGCTCCTCACCAGCCCgggtatgtattatattatatatattatatgtatatcacctcctagtacactACCTGGGGGCCAGCAGGGCCCGGGGGCTCCTCACCAGCCCGggtatgtataatattatatatattatatgtatatcacctcctagtacactGCCTGGGGGCCAGCGGGGCCCGGGGGCTCCTCACTAGTCCgggtatgtattatattatatatattatatgtatatcacctcctagtacactGCCTGGGGGCCAGCGGGGCCCGGGATACATGTATCAGCTGTACTTGTGCATTGTATGTATATGGGGCAGATATTTATTGGACAGATTTGATTTTTCAGAGATTAACCCACAgtgatcattggtcactttagcGCAGGTGAAGCCAGACGCACTTAAGCCGATGGGATTGGACAGTTTGTGTTGTGCTGGTAACAGATCTGATCTGCTGATGAAGTTTTGATGAAATTAACTTGGTCAGACATAGTATCATCTAATGGGAGAGATTTCTGTGAGCGCGATTCTCTGGTATCATCTCAGGGATCTGGTATTAGGGATCACCTGATAAGATCTGCAGGTCACACAGTACTCTGTGTCTGTACCTACCTCCCCCTCCCATGTTATATGctggaggagggggtgggagctATTACCTCCTTCCTATACCCTCTGCCAGCATCATcataatactcctctataccctctgccagcttcataataatactcctctataccctctaccagcttcataataatactcctctataccctctaccagcttcataataatactcctctataccctctaccagcttcataataatactactctataccctctaccagcttcataataatactcctctataccctctgccagcttcataataatactcctctataccctctaccagcttcataataatactcctctataccctctgccagcttcataataatactcctctataccctctgccagcttcataataatactcctctataccctctaccagcttcataataatactcctctataccctctgccagcttcataataatactcctctataccctccaccagcttcataataatacttCTCTATACCTCtaccagcttcataataatactcctctataccctctacgagcttcataataatactccCCTATAACCTCCACCAGCTTcataatactcctctataccctccaccagcttcataataatactcctctataccctctaccagcttcataataatactcctctataccctctgccagcttcataataatactcctctataccctccaccagcttcataataatactcctctataccctccaccagcttcataataatactcctctataccctctaccagcttcataataatactcctctataccctctacCAGCTCCATAATAATACTCCTCCATACCCTCTgccagcttcataataatactcctctataccctctaccagcttcataataatactcctTTATACCCTCTACCTCcaccagcttcataataatacttCTCTATAGCCTCTACCTCcaccagcttcataataatactcaTCTATACCCTCTgccagcttcataataatactcctctataccctctacCAGCTTCAaaataatactcctctataccctctgCCAGCTTgataataatactcctctataccctctaccagcttcataataatactcctctataccctctaccagcttcataataatactcctctataccctctgccagcttcataataatactcctctataccctctgccagcttcataataatactcctctataccttctaccagcttcataataatactcctctataccctttgccagcttcataataatactcctctataccctccaccagcttcataataatacttCTCTATACCTCtaccagcttcataataatactcctctataccctctacgagcttcataataatactccCCTATAACCTCCACCAGCTTcataatactcctctataccctccaccagcttcataataatacttCTCTATACCCTCTACCTCcaccagcttcataataatactcaTCTATACCCTCTgccagcttcataataatactcctctataccctctacCAGCTTCAaaataatactcctctataccctctgccagcttcataataatactcctctatacgCTTTACCAGCTTCATAATATtactcctctataccctctgccagcttcataataatactcctctataccctctaccagcttcataataatactcctctataccctctaccagcttcataataatactcctctataccctctaccagcttcataataatactcctctataccctccaccagcttcataataatactcctTTATACCCTCTACCTCcaccagcttcataataatacttCTCTATACCCTCTACCTCcaccagcttcataataatactcaTCTATACCCTCTgccagcttcataataatactcctctataccctctacCAGCTTCAaaataatactcctctataccctctgccagcttcataataatactcctTTATACCCTCTACCTCcaccagcttcataataatacttCTCTATACCCTCTACCTCcaccagcttcataataatactcaTCTATACCCTCTgccagcttcataataatactcctctataccctctacCAGCTTCAaaataatactcctctataccctctacCAGCTCCATAATAATACTGCTCTATACCCTCCACtagcttcataataatactcctctataccctctaccagcttcataataatacttCTCTATACCCTCcaccagcttcataataatactcctcttaACCATCCACtagcttcataataatactcctctataccctctaccagcttcataataatactcctctataccctctaccagcttcataataatactcctctataccctctacctccaccagcttcataataatactcctctataccctctaccagcttcataataatactcctctatacaTTCTACCAGCTTCATAATAGTACTCCTCTATACCCTCcaccagcttcataataatactcctctataccctccaccagcttcataataatactcctctataccctccGCCAGCTccataataatactcctctataccctctgccagcttcataataatactcctctataccctctaccagcttcataataatactcctctataccctctaccagctccataataatactcctctataccctctgccagcttcataataatactcctctataccctctgccagcttcataataatactcctctataccctccgccagcttcataataatactcctctataccctccgccagcttcataataatactcctctataccctccgccagcttcataataatactcctctataccctccgccagcttcataataatactcctctataccctctaccagctccataataatactcctctataccctctaccagctccataataatactcctctataccctctgccagcttcataataatactcctctataccctctaccagcttcataataatactcctctataccctctaccagctccataataatactcctctataccctctaccagcttcataataatactcctctataccctctgccagcttcataataatactcctctataccctctgccagcttcataataatactcctctataccctctaccagcttcataataatactcctctataccctctaccagctccataataatactcctctataccctctaccagcttcataataatactcctctataccctctgccagcttcataataatactcctctataccctctaccagcttcataataatactcctctataccctctgccagcttcataataatactcctctataccctctaccagcttcataataatactcctctataccctctgccagcttcataataatactcctctataccctctgccagcttcataataatactcctTTATACCCTCTACCAGCTCCATAATAATACTGCTCTATACCCTCCACtagcttcataataatactcctctataccctctaccagcttcataataatacttCTCTATACCCTCcaccagcttcataataatactcctcttaACCATCCACtagcttcataataatactcctctataccctctaccagcttcataataatactcctctataccctctaccagcttcataataatactcctctataccctctacctccaccagcttcataataatactcctctataccctctaccagcttcataataatactcctctatacaTTCTACCAGCTTCATAATAGTACTCCTCTATACCCTCcaccagcttcataataatactcctctataccctccaccagcttcataataatactcctctataccctccGCCAGCTccataataatactcctctataccctctgccagcttcataataatactcctctataccctctaccagcttcataataatactcctctataccctctaccagctccataataatactcctctataccctccgccagcttcataataatactcctctataccctccgccagcttcataataatactcctctataccctccgccagcttcataataatactcctctataccctccgccagcttcataataatactcctctataccctccgccagcttcataataatactcctctataccctccaccagcttcataataatactcctctataccctctaccagctccataataatactcctctataccctctaccagctccataataatactcctctataccctctgccagcttcataataatactcctctataccctctaccagcttcataataatactcctctataccctctaccagctccataataatactcctctataccctctaccagcttcataataatactcctctataccctctgccagcttcataataatactcctctataccctctaccagctccataataatactcctctataccctctaccagcttcataataatactcctctataccctctgccagcttcataataatactcctctataccctctaccagcttcataataatactcctctataccctctgccagcttcataataatactcctctataccctctaccagcttcataataatactcctctataccctctaccagcttcataataatactcctctataccctctgccagcttcataataatactcctctataccctctgccagcttcataataatactcctctataccctctaccagcttcataataatactcctctataccctctaccagctccataataatactcctctataccctctaccagcttcataataatactcctctataccctctgccagcttcataataatactcctctataccctctacCAGTTTCATAATAATACTACTCTATACCCTCtaccagcttcataataatactcctctataccctctaccagcttcataataatactcctctataccctctgCCTTTACCAGCTTCttaataatactcctctataccctccaccagcttcataataatactcctctataccctttaccagcttcataataatactcctctataccctctaccagcttcataataatactcctctataccctATGCCTTTACCAGCTTCATAATAATTCTCATCTATACCCTCcaccagcttcataataatactcctctataccctctacCAGCTTCATAAcaatactcctctataccctccaccagcttcataataatactcctcAGTACCTTCCACTTCTATATTTATGATAATGAGCCTCTATATCCTGTACGTCTATATATAAAGTTTATCAGTCTGTATGTAATACTATACTCCCTCGGCCTCTAGTGTCTCTTACAGTGTACGTTGTATCACTGGCCTGCTGGGAGCTCCAGCATCTGATAATTGTCTCCTCTGACCCTGCAGAGCTGTTTGATGCCGTCCTGGAGGTTCTGCCCGAGCTGCAGGCGATGGGAATCACAATCTGGGTGATGGGCCCCGGAGAGTACCCCGACGGGGTCATAAATCTACACGATCTGATGGAAGAGGCCTCGGAGAGCCCCCCACCGGCCCACCTGGGCGTTCCCCAGAACCCGACGGACACGGCCATCTGCATCTTCACCTCTGGGACCACAGGTTTGCCGAAAGCGGCTCGTATCAGCCACCTGAAGACGTTGATGTGCTGCGGGTTCTACCAGCTGTGCGGGGCGACCTCCGAGGATGTCATCTACATGTCGCTGCCCCTCTACCACAAGTCTGGGGCCCTGCTGGGCTTCGGGGGCTGCATGGGCATCGGTGAGTGGTCTGTGGTTGTGTGCAGTGCTGATTCCTCTCGCTGACCGCACACGAGGTGTGTGATCCCTACCCCGAGTTATTGCCTTCATCCGCTCTCCGTCTACCCCAGGGGCATCGCTGGTCCTTAAGGAGCGATTCTCAGCCAGTCAGTTCTGGAGCGACTGCCGCAAGTACAACGTGACAGTGTTTCAGTATATCGGGGAGCTGTGCCGATACCTCACCAACCAGCCACAGGTACTGACGCCTATAGTGCCACTGGTTCACTCTCTGCTATTCCACTGCAGCCACACTACTACTCCAGCACACACCAGTCCTACTGCATTACTCAGTGCTGGCCACCCCCCATATCGCTCTGCTCTCTTACACTCTGCAATTCTCCCTTTGTGATGTAGTGTGCTGAAGAGCGGGGACATAAGATCCATCTGGCCGCGGGCAGCGGTCTCCGTCCTGATGTCTGGAGAGACTTCACCAGTCGATTTGGGAATATCAAAATCTTTGAGACCTACGGTATGACTGAGTTCAACATCAGCTTCTTCAACTACACCGAGAACCCGGGAGCTGTGGGACGCGGCACCTTCATGTACAAGGTATTAGCCCCCGTCCTCTATTGCGGCACACACTTAACCCATGTAAGGCAGTCGTCTATACCCCCcgacaaatattatatttatcagggggtagatgggacagagcaatgttctgcagatctctacaaaggtcagtaatgtaataatctgcagaatatatcacttatctgtcagggggtagatggatcCCTGTCCTGGATGATAGACGTCTATAGTGTAATTTgcatttctgtattttttcccaTGAAGAGTTTCTGCCCCTTTGATCTGATCCGGTACGACACCCAGCAGGGGGAGCCGGTGAGAGGAGTGGAGGGGAGGTGTGTGCGCACTGACACAGGTCTGTCCTTCTCTTAGTGATGGGATTGTGTTTGACTGTTCTGTATATAGCGCGGAGTCTATTGAGCTTCATACAGTCTTATATGAGTATTTTTGGGTCTGCAGGAGAGACTGGGCTGCTCGTCTCCCCAGTGACCCCCACCTCTCCCTTCCTGGGGTATGTCGGCAGCCGGGAGCTTTCGGAGAAGAAGCTTTTGAGAGACGTCTTCCAGGCTGGAGACTGTTACTTCAATACGGGAGACCTGATGATGCAAGACGATCTGGGCTTTGTGTATTTCCGAGACAGGACCGGGGA
Proteins encoded:
- the SLC27A3 gene encoding long-chain fatty acid transport protein 3, encoding MWILLLPLGLLLLALLWPRGPRRARLLLQDAAFSLRAARLKRSVRGWMGSGAVSLPGLFQLQLRSRPDSVLIRYREQRVSYRQLEARSNRGAQALRPALAPGDTVALMLGNEPRFLEAWLGLSKLGVVVAFLNTNVRRGALIHCLGASGARGLLTSPELFDAVLEVLPELQAMGITIWVMGPGEYPDGVINLHDLMEEASESPPPAHLGVPQNPTDTAICIFTSGTTGLPKAARISHLKTLMCCGFYQLCGATSEDVIYMSLPLYHKSGALLGFGGCMGIGASLVLKERFSASQFWSDCRKYNVTVFQYIGELCRYLTNQPQCAEERGHKIHLAAGSGLRPDVWRDFTSRFGNIKIFETYGMTEFNISFFNYTENPGAVGRGTFMYKSFCPFDLIRYDTQQGEPVRGVEGRCVRTDTGETGLLVSPVTPTSPFLGYVGSRELSEKKLLRDVFQAGDCYFNTGDLMMQDDLGFVYFRDRTGDTFRWKGENVATTEVSELMSGLEFFQEVNVYGVAVPGHEGRTGMAAFTLRSDHELDLDRVFIHVMEFLPSYARPRFLRLMEHMDSTGTFKQQKQRLVQDGFSPLTIKDPLYLLDEVSRTYLPLTEDLYSRIIASEFRL